Proteins found in one Pantanalinema sp. genomic segment:
- a CDS encoding SAM-dependent methyltransferase, with translation MTRREALEAALEAAAADGVMTFRTFMELALYHPEGGYYTRPEMRVGAGGDFHTSPTIHPAFGQCLARQLRQLWERLGRPDDLCLLEMGAGSGQLADQILEALAGVRGGWKRVRYAILERSPALRERQQELLSPHKEALTWVDSLEALSPAGQWTGIVFSNELFDAFPVHRVIGLAQGFAEIGVMRGKNGRWRQVGIEPTTPRLAETLSRLGVTLQEGQQAEVNLDAQDWMNELGAWLGRGFLVTVDYGSEAERVYAPHRKKGTIRGFFKQMASEDPLAHPGEQDLTSDVDFTSLIAAGEGAGLRTLGVVPQGVFLTHLGIREIEKQILKGVKTTLGADFAAFEIRKLYQSEAMGDRFLVLVQAKGVDAGPKDVIGLSGTPARSGWKVIFGQ, from the coding sequence ATGACGCGCCGAGAGGCCCTCGAGGCGGCCCTCGAAGCCGCTGCGGCGGACGGGGTCATGACCTTCCGGACCTTCATGGAGCTTGCGCTCTACCACCCGGAAGGGGGCTACTACACCCGGCCAGAGATGAGGGTCGGGGCGGGGGGCGACTTCCACACCAGCCCCACCATCCACCCGGCGTTCGGCCAGTGCCTGGCGCGCCAGCTCCGGCAGCTGTGGGAGCGCCTCGGCAGGCCCGATGACCTCTGCCTGCTGGAGATGGGGGCGGGCAGCGGCCAGCTGGCCGACCAGATCCTCGAGGCCCTCGCCGGCGTGCGCGGCGGCTGGAAGCGCGTCCGCTACGCCATCCTCGAGCGCAGCCCCGCCCTGCGCGAGCGCCAGCAGGAGCTGCTCTCGCCTCACAAAGAGGCGCTCACCTGGGTCGACTCGCTGGAGGCCCTGTCGCCCGCGGGCCAGTGGACCGGGATCGTCTTCAGCAACGAGCTCTTCGATGCCTTCCCCGTCCACCGCGTGATCGGCCTTGCGCAGGGCTTCGCCGAGATCGGCGTGATGCGCGGCAAGAACGGGCGCTGGCGTCAGGTCGGGATCGAGCCGACGACCCCGCGCCTCGCCGAGACCCTTTCGCGCCTGGGGGTGACGCTTCAAGAAGGCCAGCAGGCCGAGGTCAACCTCGATGCCCAGGACTGGATGAACGAGCTCGGCGCCTGGCTGGGGCGCGGCTTCCTCGTCACGGTCGACTACGGCAGCGAGGCCGAGAGGGTCTATGCCCCCCACCGCAAGAAGGGGACGATCCGCGGCTTCTTCAAGCAGATGGCGAGCGAGGATCCCCTCGCCCATCCGGGCGAGCAGGACCTCACCAGCGACGTCGACTTCACCTCCTTGATCGCCGCGGGCGAAGGGGCGGGGCTCAGGACCCTGGGGGTCGTCCCGCAGGGGGTCTTCCTCACCCACCTCGGCATCCGGGAGATCGAGAAACAGATCCTCAAGGGCGTCAAGACGACCCTCGGCGCCGACTTCGCCGCCTTCGAGATCCGCAAGCTGTACCAGAGCGAGGCCATGGGCGATCGCTTCCTGGTCCTGGTCCAGGCCAAGGGGGTCGATGCCGGCCCGAAGGACGTGATCGGGCTTTCGGGTACGCC
- a CDS encoding 3'-5' exonuclease — protein sequence MRPGTFVVVDLETTGLDYKLDRILEIGAVRLQDGVVTGEFQALVDPEVPLREANVAIHGISAELVAGAPRLAQVLPAFLEFLGAAPVVAHNAQFDMNFLRHHAAETLGLPFENPAVDTLSMAREVFPREKALSLERLLELFGEPPRPLHRALEDARALASVFYRLADLQDQRRDYQRGQFGRIDQVALRYRDLGHLIDLMQAEFKELRRTLEVYFEETQGDAIALPGGDVLRHLRHENHEFHPEETRAVLETLGILERVQRIDREKLDRWIKGDRLSDEQKAHVLSARRFLGYRSVMSWERPASRMSSSLEA from the coding sequence ATGCGGCCCGGCACCTTCGTCGTCGTCGACCTGGAGACGACCGGCCTCGACTACAAGCTGGACCGCATCCTCGAGATCGGGGCGGTCCGCTTGCAGGACGGCGTGGTCACCGGCGAGTTCCAGGCCCTGGTGGACCCCGAGGTCCCGCTGCGGGAGGCCAACGTCGCCATTCACGGCATCTCGGCCGAGCTCGTCGCCGGAGCCCCGCGGCTCGCCCAGGTGCTGCCGGCTTTCCTGGAGTTCCTGGGCGCCGCGCCGGTGGTCGCCCACAACGCGCAGTTCGACATGAACTTCCTGCGCCACCACGCGGCCGAGACGCTGGGCCTCCCTTTCGAGAACCCGGCGGTGGACACGCTTTCGATGGCGCGCGAGGTCTTCCCGCGCGAGAAGGCCCTTAGCCTCGAGCGCCTGCTCGAGCTCTTCGGCGAGCCGCCCCGGCCCCTGCACCGGGCCCTCGAGGACGCGCGGGCGCTGGCCTCGGTCTTCTACCGCCTGGCCGACTTGCAGGACCAGCGGCGGGACTACCAGCGCGGCCAGTTCGGCCGCATCGACCAGGTGGCCCTGCGCTACCGCGACCTGGGGCACCTGATCGACCTCATGCAGGCCGAGTTCAAGGAGCTGCGGCGCACCCTCGAGGTCTACTTCGAGGAGACCCAGGGCGACGCGATCGCCCTGCCGGGCGGCGACGTGCTGCGCCACCTGCGCCACGAGAACCACGAGTTCCACCCCGAGGAGACCCGCGCCGTCCTCGAGACGCTCGGGATCCTCGAGCGGGTCCAGCGGATCGACCGCGAGAAGCTCGATCGCTGGATCAAGGGCGATCGCCTGAGCGATGAGCAGAAGGCCCATGTCCTCTCGGCGCGCCGCTTTCTGGGGTATCGATCCGTCATGAGCTGGGAGCGACCTGCCTCGAGGATGTCTTCCTCCCTCGAAGCGTGA
- a CDS encoding NUDIX hydrolase, whose amino-acid sequence MANEFQHLVERGLTQESVYRGNLLNIRVDTVALPDGAIANREIVVHPGAVAVVPLTDDGRVVLVRQFRYPINRITLEIPAGKLEFGEEPEATCRRELAEETGLSAGQIEKLAEIVVAPGYSSERITLYKATGLSASGAQPDDDEFIETVTLPVDEVHAMIRRGEIDDAKTIIALGWLR is encoded by the coding sequence GTGGCAAATGAATTCCAACACCTGGTCGAGCGTGGCCTGACGCAGGAGAGCGTCTACCGCGGAAACCTCCTGAACATCCGGGTCGATACCGTTGCCCTGCCCGACGGGGCGATCGCCAACCGCGAGATCGTGGTGCACCCGGGGGCGGTCGCGGTGGTGCCCCTGACCGACGACGGCCGGGTGGTGCTGGTGCGGCAGTTCCGCTACCCGATCAACCGGATCACCCTCGAGATCCCCGCCGGCAAGCTCGAGTTCGGCGAGGAGCCCGAGGCCACCTGCCGCCGGGAGCTGGCCGAGGAGACGGGGCTTTCGGCCGGCCAGATCGAGAAGCTGGCCGAGATCGTCGTGGCGCCCGGCTACAGCAGCGAGCGCATCACCCTCTACAAGGCGACCGGCCTGAGCGCCTCGGGTGCCCAGCCCGACGACGACGAGTTCATCGAGACCGTCACCTTGCCGGTGGACGAGGTCCACGCCATGATCAGGCGCGGCGAGATCGACGACGCGAAGACGATCATCGCGCTCGGCTGGCTGCGCTAG